The Vibrio aerogenes nucleotide sequence CAATCACCATCACTTCAGATGGCCCGGCAGGCATATCAATCGCAGCACCGCGGAAGTCATTACTGACCTGTCGTTTCGCTTCTGTCACATAGGCATTACCCGGCCCGAATATTTTATCTGCTTTCGCGACAGTTTCAGTACCGTAAGCCATCGCTGCAACCGCTTGTGCACCGCCAATATTATAGACTTCGTCAATACCACATAATTGTGCTACATATAAAATTTCATCCGCGATTGGCGGAGGCGAACACAAAATCACTTTCTGGCATCCGGCAATTTGTGCCGGCACGCCCAGCATTAAAACGGTTGATGGCAGAGGCGCACTCCCACCCGGAATATAGAGACCGACTGTATTGACCGGACGGGTCACCTGTTCACACACCACACCGGGCATCGTTTCAAGCTTAACCGGTTGTGGAATCTGTGCCCGGTGAAATTTTGCAATATTGTCGTAAGCCTGTTCCAGCGCCTGAATCATTTCCGCAGATAAACGCGATGCCGCAGCCTGAATTTCGTCACCGGACACACGAATAGAGCCGGGAGCGACCCCATCAAACTTCAGGGTTAATTCTTTTAGTGCCTTATCGCCATCGGCCTGTACAGCAGAAATGACCTGCTCTACCGCAGAAGTAATACTCTTGCCTTCAGTAATTGCCGGCCGTTCCAGTACCGAGACACGTTGTTCTTTACTCAGGGATTGCCAAACTACAGTTCTCATTGCAATTACTCCATCATTTTTTCAATTGGAAGGACCAGAATTGAACTTGCACCCAGTGCTTTTAACTGTTCCATTGTTTCCCAGAAGAGATTTTCAGAGCTCACAAGGTGTACGGCAACTTTGGATTGATCAGCAGAAAGTGGCAATACGGTCGGGTCTTCTGCACCAGGCAGTAATGCTTTAATTTCAGCCAGCTGACCAACCGGTGCATGCAGCATGATATATTTCGACTCTTTTGCCTGTTGTACGCCATGCATCCGGGTCAGCAATTTTTCAATCAGTGCGCTTTTTTCCGAATCAAACTCACCTGCCCGCTGGATCAGTGTGGCTTTCGACTCAAAAATGACTTCGACTTCTTTCAGACCATTTGCCTCAAGGGTCGCACCGGTTGAAACCAGATCAGCAATGGCATCAGCCAGTCCGGCCCTCGGTGCAACTTCAACGGAACCTGTCAGCATACAGGTTGAGAAAGGAATTTCCTGTCTGTCCATATACGCCTTCAACAGATGTGGATAAGTGGTTGCAATTCGCATCCCGCTCAAATCCTGAGGCCCGTTATAGGTGACATCTTTATCGACAGCGACAGAGAGACGGCATCCTCCAAAATCAAGCCGTCGCAATGTGACAAACTCATTTGGCTCATTACGGGCCTTACGATCCAGGCGAACTTCTTCCAGTTCATTTTCCCCAATGAAACCTAAATCGACCACGCCATCCATAATTAAGCCCGGAATGTCATCATCACGAACAAGCAATAAATCGATGGGCATATTCAGTGAGTGAACAACCAGGCGCTCTCCCATAATCGTAAATTTAACGCCACACTTTTTCAGCAGATTCATACACTCTTTGCTGAGTCGGCCTTTTTTCTGGATAGCGATTCGCAAGCGTTGTTGTGATTGCATGTTGTGATTCCTTTTCTGTCATTCTTTTTAGTTAAGCATTAATTTTTGTGGATAGAATAAAAAAACCCCCGGGAGCTAATCCCGAGGGTTTCTAAACTTGCTTAACCACCGGGAGAATCTTGTCTCCCGGGTATGCGCCACCGCCCCGAAAGACCTTCAAGGGTGATGATGGTGATGGATGTTCATTGCCAAATTGCGCATACAGGTTTTATCTCTTTGATTTCAGTTTATCTGAAGAACTGCATTCACAGTATACAAGCCAGAAATATTTTTCAAGTCTTAATTTGTTTTATATACCCAAACTACCTGAAGGTGCAGTGTTCAGTGAGATTTGATTGGCCATTATGCTGTTGTTCTTTTACGGATATATAAAATAAAACACATCACAGAAAAAGCCAGTGAGCTTGCCAGAAAAGAGACGCCCAGCGAATCCGTCAACCCTAAAACAACGTAACCGATTAATGAAACACCGGCAACCAGTAAAGCATAAGGTAACTGAGTCGACACATGATCAATATGGCGGCACCGCGCACCAGTCGATGATAATATCGTTGTATCTGAAATTGGTGAGCAGTGATCACCAAAGACTGAACCAGCCAGAACAGCGCCGAGCATCGGCAGCATTAAAGAAATATCAGAAGCCCCTGCAATATCACCCGCGATAGGTAACATAATACCGAATGTACCCCATGAAGTTCCGGTTGCAAATGCCATACAGCCAGACAAAACAAACAAAATTACAGGTAATAAAGTGACCGGTATATTCCCCTGAACCAGTGAGGATAAATAAGCGCCGGTTTTCATGTCTTTAATAATTGCACCAATTGTCCATGCAAAAAACAGGACTAATATGGCACCGAACATTGACTTCGCACCAATCCATAATGTTCTGGAAATATCACTCCATGGCATCCCTTTGCTCACGACACGAATAAGTGAGACCAATAATCCAAAGCTTCCGCCATACACAAGTGACATACCAACATCGGTATTTTCAAAAGCGCCCAAGACAGTAAAAGCGAGATTATCTGAAACAAGTGATTGCCATCCTGTCCACATCATCGCGAAAATAGTCGCCGCAATCAGGGCCAGAATAGGCACAATTAAATCACTGACTTTACCTTTATCACTTTCAGGAATATCCAGTTCATCTTTTAAATCTGTCATTTGCCCGTCAGATTCAGCAGAATAACCGCTGTTTTGCTCATGACGTCTCATCGGACCAATATCTAATTGCAACCAAATCATGACAAAAACCATCAGCAAAGCAAACATGGCATAGAAATTCATCGGCACCAACTGCATATATGCCCCCAACGGTGTGTATTCTGTCATGCCATGAGACACCAAAATACCACTGATGATTGTCATAATATAAGCACCCCAGCTTGAAGCCGGCATAATAATACACATCGGTGCAGCAGTTGAATCCAGAATATAAGCAAGTTTGGCTCTTGAAACACCAGCCCGATCAGTCACTGGCCGGGCAATCGAGCCAACCGCAAGGCTGTTAAAGTAATCATCCACAAAAATAAATACACCCAGAAGGGCTGCAAGTAATTGTGAACCTCTCTTCCCTTTTACTTTCCCCTGGGCCCAGACGGCAAAAGCCCGGGTTCCTCCGGAAAGAGACAACATCGCAGTCATCATTCCCAGCAAAATAAGAAAGGCAATAATACTCATATTCCACGAGTTAATTCCGCCATCTTCAATCACCAGACCAGAAACTTTATCAAACAGGTAAGTGATTGAGCTGATTACTGAATAATCGGAAAGTAATAATGTACCTAATATAATTCCGATCCCTAAAGACAACAAAACACGATGGGTAAAAATTGCAAGCCCCAAAGCCACAACGGGAGGTAAAAGGGACAATGGCGAGGAAGAGAAATCTGTTAATATCATGATCTTTAACCAATTATATATATGGTAAGAGATCTACTGCATTGAAATTAAATTACTTTACATCGTAATTTGAAATGAGCTAAGTGAAGAGTCAATTCACCCAGACCTTACAGTAGCGCTCCATAGTTATAAAATTAAACTGACTATGGCAGTGTTGTTCCTATTTGGAAACAACCCCAGCAAATGTGTTTTGATATACACACCCACTTCGGCGAAAAAACCTTTCACCACATCTCAAAGGAATCACCCTAAATGTGTTTACTCATTTTAATCGCGCCTCTACAACGGGCCAGAACAAATGACTACCAATCAGACAAGACTCAATAGTATCTGTTAATGACCGAATAATAAGGCGGCTATTGTACAAGTATAGATAGCATTTGCAATCGATTTGTCTCTATTGGGATATATCTCTATTAAACGTTAATGGTTATACTAATTAACTTGCACTATATCGTGTATTTTGAGCTACAATTCAAATTAACAAATTAGATTCATATCGAACATATACGTAAAGTTCTTTATTACTAACAAAAATAAAATTTACATTTATTTACGCATAAAATTTTTACACAGAATTGAAGAACAATTATTGTAAGAATAAATATCTGGGTTTATTATTACAGTACATATTGTGAAATTAAAATTTAATCAATAGGAATTAGTAATGTCGGAAATCACAAAAACTTTACTAAATATTCGTAGTTTACGTGCTTATGCACGTGATTTAACACTTCAACAACTTGAAGAAGCTTTAGAAAAATTCACTTCGGTTGTTGAAGAGCGAAGAGAAATTGAAGAGCAAGAACAGGCAGAAAAAGCGGCTCAGGAAGAAAAACTGGCGGCAATTGCTGAACAAATAGCGAAAGACGGTATTGATGTGAGTGCGCTAATATCTGCACTTTCATCAGAAGGCAAAACCAAAAGTAAACGTGCACCACGTCCTGCTAAATATAAATATATTGATGAAGCTGGCAACGAAAAGACCTGGACTGGTCAGGGTCGTACACCATCAGTAATTCAAAAAGCGTTGGATGAAGGTAAGTCTCTTGATGACTTTTCCATCTAATTCTTCATTTTGATAATAAAAAAGGCTCCATGATTGGAGCCTTTTTTTATTCTCTTTTTACAATTATCTTTCCCAGTAAGCCTCTTCCAGGCTATCTTCTTTTTCCGGAAGCCCTCTCGATAATCTGGGCGAATTTTGTGCTAACACTTCATAACTTACCCGGTTTGCATATTTGCAGACCTGAGAAAAAGAAGAATACGTAATGAAATCCAGCTGATGTTTACTGGAATTGGGAACGTTATTTTTATGGTATTTATTCGCTGCCATATCATGTAATAAAGCGGATAAAGCTGCATCTCCGGCACCATTTGTATTTTTAATCACTTCCGGACCACCCATATAAGGTGCAATATGTGAATAGACTTTTATAGGCTCTTCACACTGACTCTTTTTCATTGGCCTGCTAAATTCATAACGATTAAATTCAGCAATTTCACCCGGTAACAAAGGCAATGAAGTGACTCTTTTCGCTTTCTCTTCTGTATAGCCAGCCATAAATAACCCAAGCGGGCCAGCAGTACAAAGCACCAAATCAACCCATTCCAGCGCTTTATCCGCAGCAACCAGAGGGTTTTCTTCACCAGTCAGAGCATAACCTTCTTCTTCATTCATCGCCACGACTGTAATATGTTGCTTTAAAAATTCCTGCCAGAATACAGGGTCACTTTCCAGAATTTGTTTCGTTCCTAAAGTTAAAACCACCGGAACCTGATACTTTTTAGCATATTCAATCGCCCTGTTTGTTGCCTCCGGCATCGGGTCACCCGGTTTACAACGAATTAAGTATGCGGACAAAACTAATGCGGAAGCATTTTTAAATATCGCCTCGGGAATACTCTCCGGAATCAGCTGGTTCATATAACCTTCACTAATCGCAAAGGTACGCTCACCCGCTTCATTAATTAATGTAAAACACCGGCCTATCGGCCCATTTACACCTTGTAAATAATTTAAATTGACCCGGCTTGACGTATTACATAAATATCGGTAGCCATAGCTGCCTATCTCAATATTGTTGCACATAACCCCTAATAAAGTTGAACAATCATCAGCTAGAACAGAATAATTATGCAATGTATTCCCTACAGTGCCACCGGCAAATTCATTTGTAATCAATTGTTGATCGACTAATTCTTTATACAAGCATTCTGCCGACTGATCATCAAGGACGAGTGAATGACCAATACTTAACTGATGACGACGAATCAGGTCTTCATCAATTTTTGCTTCTATATCAACAAGAATTTGATCAATCCCAATGACATGGGGACGTGGGAATTTTTTTATATTCAAGGTCTGAGATATAAGCGGATCTCGATTATCAACAGGAAAATAGTGTTTTGACTTACGCTGGCCGGGAAATTTCATATATAAAAACGAAGTGAGTAAATTACAGTAAGAAAGCAATTCTAACGCTCTGCGTTATTGTCAGCAATCTATTCATATATTATCGGGGCAGAAAATTTCTAAACATATTGAATATAGATTAACTGTTTACTATAGCATATGAAACATGTATCTATTGTGCGTCATTATATATCTTTGATTCAATAACAACGCTCATCACATTTAGCCGGATTTTTATTACATGACACCGACATTAATTTATCATATGAATCAAACACTGACGTTCAAATTTTGACATCATCGTCTTAAAAACATACACCATCGTTACAAATTTATACATTTTTTATTTATTTCTATGATCACATATACAAAAATTATTCGCAACGTCTTAATTTATTATTTATTTTATCCTCTTTGATGCACAAAAAATATCACATGCAAATACATCCTGGTGTGCAGAAAAAGCGCTTACCTGAGATTTATTTGCTGGCTCTGTCACCACATAAATCTTTCTGATAGAATTGCTCGCTTATTTATGTATGTGGTGTCGGTCTCATGTCAGAAAATATGAAAACAAATGCACAAAAAAGAGTCATCGTCGGCATGTCTGGTGGCGTCGATTCATCTGTCTCAGCCTATCTTCTTCAACAACAGGGTTATCTTGTGGAAGGCTTATTTATGAAAAACTGGGAAGAAGATGACGGAGAAGAATACTGTACAGCTGCTGAAGATTTAGCAGACGCACAAGCGGTTTGTGACAAGCTCGGGATTCATTTACATACGATTAATTTTGCTGCTGAATACTGGGACAATGTCTTCGAACATTTTCTCAGTGAATATAAAGCCGGCAGAACACCAAATCCGGATATACTCTGTAATAAAGAAATTAAATTCAAAGCATTTCTTGAGTTTGCCGATGAGGTCCTTGAAGCAGATTATATTGCCATGGGACATTACGTCCGCCGTACCTTTTCAGATGACCAGACATCGCAGCCTCAGATGCTTCGCGGGCGGGATAAAAATAAAGACCAGAGTTATTTTTTATACACTCTGAGCCATGAACAAATAAAACGCAGTCTTTTTCCGGTTGGAGAACTGGAAAAACCTGAGGTTCGCAAAATTGCTGAGGAACAAGGTTTAATCACAGCGAAGAAAAAAGATTCAACCGGCATCTGTTTCATTGGCGAACGTAAGTTTACTGAATTTCTGTCGCGCTATCTTCCGGCACAACCAGGTAAAATTGAAACACCGGAAGGACAAGTCATCGGCGAACATCAGGGCCTGATGTATCATACGCTTGGACAGCGGAAAGGCTTGCACATTGGTGGACAAAAAGGTGGCGGTGGTCATGAACAGCCCTGGTATGTCGCTGAAAAAGATTTGCAACGCAATGTTTTAATTGCCGTTCAGGGCGCCGACCATCCATTGCTGAAATCTGAAGGGCTGATCGCAACACAATTGCACTGGGTAGATCGTCATCCGGTCATCGAGCCTAAACAATGCACGGTTAAAACCCGCTATCGTCAGGAAGATATTCCCTGTACTATCATTCCCGTTGGTGCAAAGACTTCGGAAGAAGGCACACCGCGTATCAAAGTTATCTTTGATGAACCCCAAATTGCCGTTACACCGGGTCAGTCTGCTGTTTTTTATGATGGAGATGTATGCCTTGGTGGTGGTATTATCGAATCAAGAATTCCATTTAAAAAATAATTACTGAGGAGTTTTACGTGGCGAACACAATTTATGATCGGACCATCGCATTTGCCGGCTTATGTCAGGCAGCTTATCTGGTACAACAGGTTGCGAAAAACGGTCACTGTGAAGAAAACGCCTTTGAAACTTCAATTCGGGCCATTTTAAATATGAATCCGTCAAGCACACTTGACGTTTTCGGCAGGGAATCGAATCTGAAAGCAGGTTTAAACTGTCTGGTCAGCGGGCTCGACAGCAGTTCATCAGGCAATGAAATCACCCGATATGTTATCGGCCTGATGGCTCTGGAAAGAAAATTAAATGCCCGTCGCGATGCCATGTCTCAACTCAGTGACCGTCTCGATATGCTTGAGCGCCAGACGGCACACTTCGACCTTTTCGATGAGCAAATGATCAGCAATATTGCCAGTATTTATCTTGATGTTATCAGCCCTATCGGCCCCAGAATTCAGGTAACTGGCACCCCATCCGTATTACAGCAAACAGCTAACCAGCATAAAGTCCGTGCTCTGCTTCTCTCAGGTATCCGCAGCACTGTACTATGGCGTCAGGTTGGCGGAAAACGTCGCCATTTAATCATTGGCCGAAAAAAAATGGTTGAACAGGCAAACATTCTATTAGCCCGTATCTGACAACGACATCAGGCGAAATTAATTCACTCAGGTATCAACTCAATTCAGGAGATATAAAATGGAACTGTCAGCACTGACTGCTGTTTCACCGGTAGATGGCCGTTATGGAAGTAAAACGATTGCGTTACGCAATATCTTTAGTGAGTATGGACTCCTTAAGTACCGTACTATCGTTGAAATCCGCTGGTTACAGAAGCTATCTGAAACATCCGGTATTCAGGAAGTCCCTGCCTTCAGTCAGGAAGCCCATGATATTTTGGACCATATCGCGGCAAACTTTAATGAATCCGATGCAGCGCGAATTAAAGAAATCGAAAAAACAACCAATCATGATGTTAAAGCGGTTGAGTATTTTCTGAAAGAGAAAGTAGCATCACATCCTGAATTAAACGCTGTGAATGAATTCATTCACTTTGCCTGCACTTCTGAAGATATCAACAATACATCCCACGCTTTAATGCTGAAAGATGCACGCGACACTGTCATTCTTCCGGAAATTCGCCGGATTATTGACGCGATTCGTTCATTAGCCGTCGAATATCGTGATATTCCACTGCTTTCCCGTACACATGGTCAGCCAGCTTCCCCAAGTACAATGGGCAAAGAAATGGCGAATGTAGCTTATCGTATGGAACGCCAATATCAGCAAATTTCGCAGGTTGAAATTCTGGCGAAAATTAACGGGGCTGTTGGCAACTACAATGCACATTTGTCTGCATATCCTGAAATTGACTGGCACCAATTTAGTGAATCTTTCATTACTGAATCTCTTGGCGTGACCTGGAATCCATATACAACTCAAATTGAACCACATGATTATATTGCCGAGTTGTTTGATGCCATTTCCCGGTTTAACACGATCCTGTTAGATTTTGACCGGGATATCTGGGGTTATATTGCTCTGGGTCACTTTAAGCAAAAAACGATTGCCGGCGAAATTGGTTCTTCAACAATGCCGCATAAAGTGAATCCCATTGATTTCGAAAACTCAGAAGGTAACCTTGGCCTTGCAAATGCCATTTTTACTCATCTTTCACAAAAACTGCCGGTTTCCCGCTGGCAACGTGATCTGACTGATTCAACGGTTTTACGCAATCTTGGTGTCGGTGTGGGTTATGCTGTAATTGCATATACTTCAACGTTGAAAGGTATCAGTAAACTTGAAGTAAACAGAGATGCATTACTGGCTGAGCTGGATCAAAACTGGGAAGTTCTGGCGGAACCGGTCCAAACGGTCATGCGTCGTTACGGTATTGAAAAGCCGTATGAGAAGCTGAAAGAACTCACCCGTGGGAAACGGGTTGACGGGAACGCAATGCGCGCATTTATTGACAACCTTGCGATTCCTGAAGCGGAGAAAACACGTTTGAAGCAAATGACTCCCGCCAGCTATATTGGTCAGGCGATTGAACTGACAGATAAGCTGTAAACTTAATCAGAACCGACTCATACCCTTCTAAGTCATTTTCTGATCTGTTTATTTTCAGATTGATATAAAAAGGCTTCCTGCGGGAAGCCTTTTCTGTTGCAGGGAAAACAGCCTGATTACAACTGACGCAGTGCCTGAATCCGCTTATCCAATGGCGGGTGACTCATCATTAATTCCGTCAGAGAACGTTTACCATTGATCCCAAAAGCCATCATAGAACCTTCCAGCTGTGGCTCATGGCTCATTTTCAAACGCTCCAGCGCTGCAATCATCTTCCCTTTACCAACCAGTTTCGCTGCACCTGCATCGGCATGAAACTCCCGGTGACGGCTATACCACATCGTAATCAGGCTCGCCAGAATCCCGAAGACAATTTCAAGAACCATGGAAACCATAAAGTAAACCATCGGATTTTGGCTTTCACCTTCATCGGAATCGCGCGAAGCCACCAATCCGGCCACAACGCGGGCAAGGAAAATCACAAATGTATTCACGACGCCCTGCAACAAAGTCATCGTCACCATGTCACCATTGGCAATATGACTCATCTCATGCGCCAGTACAGCCTCCGCTTCATCTCTTGTCATGTTATGTAACAATCCGGTTGAGACGGCAACAAGAGAATCGTTACGTTTGGCGCCTGTCGCAAAAGCATTGATATCCGGTGAATCATAAATCGCGACCGTTGGCATACCAACGTTCACCTGCTTTGCCTGGCGTCGAACGGTCTCAATCAGCCAGTGTTCAGTCTCATTTCTGGGATTATCAATGACGACCCCACCCACTGAACTTAATGCAATTTTTTTAGATAACAGCAAAGAGATAAATGAGCCACCAAAGCCAAAAACAGCGGCCAGAACCAGCAGCCCTGATAAACTGCCGGGGCGAATTCCCGTTACAGCATAGACAATATTCAGTACAACACTCAGCACCAGAATTACGGCAAGGTTGGTTGCCAGAAATAACAGAATGCGTTTCATAACCTTTCTCCTAACAGAAACGAAGATGATAATTGATATTCATCTTAACTATCTTATTCATATAGTCATTCATAAAAAAAACAAGGTGAAGAAACAAATTGCAACATTTCATGTCAGTCAGGCGCATGATACCGGGCAATATTAATCCAGAATTGAATGTGGAAAAGGGATGCTTAGCAGGTTGCAAATGTGTAATGACAATGAAAAAAGACTATTCAACTTTAGTCGTATGTCCATTGTATAGTGAAGAAAAAGCGTCTAACTTTACTGAGCAGATGTTTTGCACAGAACAGAATAAATAAGGATAAACTCATGGAATCTAACAATTATCAAATGGCTATCGACATGCTACGTTGTCATCTCGGGCTTTCCGAAGAGGAAGCCAAACAACAGCTGGGCCTGACTCAGCAACCCACAACAGAAACACCATCAGGTACAACACAATCAAAATTTCCTTATCAGGCTTCTTCATTGATGTCCTGAGAAATTTCTGATTCAGGCAACAGGCAAAGAACAACATCTGACATTGATGCTATCTTTCGGGGCAAAGAAAAAGGGGCTGATTCAGCCCCTTTATTCGTTCAATGACTATTTCAATGCAGTATAGAAACTCAGTCAGATGAATCCCGCAATAATGGCTCAAGATTGATATACCGGCCAAGCTCTTTACGCTTTGCACTGGGCACATAGGGTATTTCACCTAATTTAGGTGCGTCCAGCGTATTTTCCAGTTTAGAAATAAGTTCTGCGTAATGAACAGTACCCGGATTGATCCGGTTAGCCACCCAACCCGCAAGATTCAGACCATCGGCCCGGATACTTTCTGCGGTAAGAATCGCATGATTCAAACATCCCAATGTAATCCCGACCACCAGTATAACCGGTAGATTTTCCTGTTTGACCCAGCTGGACAGATAATCATGATCCGAGACCGGCACCCGCCAGCCGCCAGCACCCTCAACCAGAACAAAATCAGCCTGCTGCTTGTGTTGGGATAACTTCCCGCTCAGGACATTAAAATCTATCTCAGTATTTTCATAGTTTGCGGCGATATGTGGCGATGTCGGCAATTCGAGCGCATAGGGGTTAATATCAGCATAACTTGTCTCACAAGTCGCCACATTCATCAAATGCAACGCATCAGAGTTACGAAAGCCATGCTCTGTTTTCTCACAGCCGGCAGCAATCGGCTTAAACCCAATCGTTTTTATTTCCCTGGCTGCCATAGCCTGTAAAATCGCTTTTGATGCGACCGTTTTACCGACATCCGTATCAGTACCAGCGATAAATAATGCATCTATCATCGATGAATAGCTCCAAAACAAACCTGATAAGTAGCAGGAAGAAAACCTTCTTGATTCGAAAACTTTTGGTATGCAGATTCAAGTTGCATTAAAACCCGGCGACTCACACCCCCGGTACGTCTTTCATCTACATGCGTTGCCCCGATTCCTTTTAAATCTTTCATCAGTGCCAGCGCAGAGTGATACCAAAGTCTGATTGGGCGTAAGTCTATCTGATATTGATCACATTCAGCTTGCGCTAACGCAATTTTTATTTGATTCAAAGAGATAAAGTGATTGACGTGTTGCCCGGAATCAATCGCTTGCCACGCCTGGCGCAGCTCATCCAAAGACCCTTGAGCTAATGTGGAAAACACACCCTGC carries:
- the bioD gene encoding dethiobiotin synthase; this translates as MIDALFIAGTDTDVGKTVASKAILQAMAAREIKTIGFKPIAAGCEKTEHGFRNSDALHLMNVATCETSYADINPYALELPTSPHIAANYENTEIDFNVLSGKLSQHKQQADFVLVEGAGGWRVPVSDHDYLSSWVKQENLPVILVVGITLGCLNHAILTAESIRADGLNLAGWVANRINPGTVHYAELISKLENTLDAPKLGEIPYVPSAKRKELGRYINLEPLLRDSSD